In one Deltaproteobacteria bacterium genomic region, the following are encoded:
- a CDS encoding cation:proton antiporter, translated as MTDAIYIIAAVLVAGIGCQWLAWRLRIPAILILLLVGIIAGPLLGWLDPDMLFGDLLFPFVSLSVALILFEGGLTLEFHQIRGLRRVIRRLISVGALATWLLITLATRLFFGLGWDICLLFGALTVVTGPTVIVPMLRSIRPNASIAHILRWEGILIDPIGAILAVLVYEVILAGVEASIYHTMLTLVKMVLVGLTLGLAAGQLTGGLIRRHWLPDYLHNVFTLSLVCGVFAVADLMQGESGLLAVTVMGMRLANIRDVDTDQLVNFKESISVLLISLLFIVLAARLQPDALVQLGWAGVGILVAVQFVARPISVTLATVGTNLSLRERQLLAWIAPRGIVAAAVSSLFALRLEQVGHPEAGFLVPLTFLVIIGTVVLQGLTSAPLARALGVAEAVPKGILVVGAGPVSRALAKVLLDCGFRPQLVDDNRDNIRQSRMEGLNTYYGNPLSDHADRYIDLIGVGAMLALTPNAELNTLAVLHYRLELGRDLVYAVRTEYEKETNARRKTSIRQRPRLLFSANITYAKLASLLSQDWEFRSTELTESFGWEDYLETWGDRALPLMAISPKGQLHPFADGSTASPEADWQVISIVKDKKKPIFENR; from the coding sequence ATGACTGACGCAATCTATATCATTGCAGCCGTGCTGGTCGCCGGGATCGGATGCCAATGGTTGGCCTGGCGTCTACGAATACCGGCGATCCTCATTTTACTGTTGGTAGGAATCATTGCGGGGCCACTTTTAGGCTGGCTAGACCCGGATATGCTTTTCGGTGATCTGCTGTTTCCTTTCGTCTCCCTCTCAGTCGCGTTGATTCTGTTCGAGGGTGGGCTCACCCTTGAATTTCACCAGATTCGCGGCTTACGCCGCGTCATCAGGCGGTTGATTTCGGTGGGTGCCCTGGCAACCTGGCTTCTGATCACGCTGGCCACCCGGTTGTTCTTCGGTTTGGGGTGGGACATCTGCCTATTGTTTGGTGCATTGACAGTGGTGACCGGTCCAACCGTCATTGTACCGATGCTGCGTTCAATCCGCCCAAACGCATCCATCGCGCATATCCTGCGATGGGAAGGCATTCTCATCGACCCTATCGGGGCGATCCTTGCGGTGCTGGTTTACGAGGTGATCCTGGCGGGCGTTGAAGCATCTATATACCATACGATGTTGACCCTCGTTAAAATGGTTCTGGTGGGTCTTACGTTGGGGTTGGCGGCCGGGCAGTTGACAGGGGGACTAATACGGCGGCATTGGCTGCCCGACTACCTTCACAATGTCTTTACGCTCTCCCTGGTTTGCGGCGTCTTTGCCGTAGCGGATCTGATGCAAGGGGAGTCCGGTCTTCTGGCGGTAACGGTAATGGGTATGCGGCTGGCCAACATTAGGGATGTCGATACCGATCAGTTGGTAAATTTCAAGGAGAGCATCAGCGTGCTTCTGATTTCTCTGCTGTTCATCGTTCTGGCGGCCCGGCTGCAACCCGATGCGTTGGTGCAGCTTGGCTGGGCCGGCGTTGGAATCCTGGTCGCGGTGCAGTTTGTCGCCCGTCCTATAAGTGTGACGTTAGCCACGGTGGGTACAAATCTGTCTTTGCGCGAAAGGCAATTGCTGGCCTGGATCGCTCCCCGCGGGATCGTGGCGGCTGCCGTTTCATCGCTGTTCGCCCTGCGTCTTGAACAGGTGGGACATCCCGAAGCCGGTTTTCTGGTTCCGCTGACTTTTCTGGTGATTATCGGTACCGTCGTTTTGCAGGGTTTGACCAGTGCCCCCCTGGCTCGGGCCTTGGGGGTTGCAGAGGCCGTTCCCAAAGGCATACTGGTCGTCGGAGCAGGTCCGGTGTCACGAGCCCTGGCCAAAGTTTTGTTGGATTGCGGGTTCCGGCCACAGTTGGTCGATGATAACCGCGATAACATCAGGCAAAGCCGGATGGAGGGATTGAATACCTACTACGGCAATCCTCTGTCGGATCACGCCGACCGCTATATAGACCTGATCGGGGTCGGGGCAATGCTGGCGCTAACGCCCAATGCCGAGTTGAACACGCTGGCGGTCCTGCATTATCGTTTGGAACTCGGCCGAGACTTGGTTTATGCGGTACGAACGGAGTACGAAAAGGAGACTAATGCACGCCGGAAAACCTCCATTCGGCAGCGCCCAAGGCTGCTCTTTTCTGCCAACATCACCTATGCCAAGCTGGCCAGTCTGCTCTCACAGGATTGGGAATTCCGCAGTACTGAGCTGACGGAAAGTTTTGGATGGGAAGACTACCTGGAAACATGGGGGGATCGTGCGCTGCCCCTGATGGCCATCAGTCCCAAGGGACAACTGCACCCGTTTGCCGATGGCAGCACTGCTTCCCCTGAGGCCGATTGGCAGGTAATTTCAATCGTTAAGGATAAGAAAAAACCCATTTTCGAAAACAGGTAA
- a CDS encoding phosphate-starvation-inducible PsiE family protein — protein sequence MHGFLKQFEKVVITSLISMMVLVVLLATIELGWIIIKDIITPPIILLEISELLEIFGFFLLVLIGVELLETIKAYLLEKVVHVEIVLEVALIAIARKVIIFDLEKYDSLTILGMAGLILAVSAAFYVVKRKIKKSE from the coding sequence ATGCACGGATTTTTAAAACAATTTGAAAAGGTCGTTATCACCAGCCTGATATCCATGATGGTCCTGGTTGTCCTGCTGGCCACCATAGAGTTGGGGTGGATTATTATCAAAGATATTATTACGCCACCGATTATACTCCTGGAAATCAGTGAACTGCTTGAGATTTTTGGTTTCTTTCTGTTGGTTTTGATTGGTGTCGAACTTCTTGAGACCATCAAGGCCTATCTTCTTGAAAAAGTGGTCCATGTTGAGATCGTCCTGGAAGTGGCCTTGATAGCCATCGCGCGCAAAGTCATCATCTTCGACCTGGAGAAGTATGACAGCCTGACCATATTGGGCATGGCAGGACTGATTCTTGCCGTATCCGCTGCATTTTATGTGGTGAAGCGTAAAATAAAAAAGTCCGAATAG
- a CDS encoding efflux RND transporter permease subunit: MRVTDIFIRRPVLAIVISLIIIIAGGQAFLNLNVRQYPRSENAAVTVTTAYTGANAELVRGFITTPLERAIAAADGIDYIQSSSAQGVSTITARLDLNADAIKALSEISSKVDQVRGNLPPEAEVPVINVESADSRFASAYLSFTSDILQQNQITDYLVRVVQPRLSAIAGVQRADILGGRTFAMRIWLKPERMAAYNVSPVQVRQALAANNFLAAIGQTKGSLVQVNLTADTDLQSVQEFERLVIREENGAIIRLQDVADVVLGAEDYDTEVRFSGQTAVFMGIWPLPNANSLNVIRAIRNEMDSITAELPGGLTGRVAYDATAYIESAISEVTHTLVITLLIVVAVIFLFMGSLRSALVPLVAIPLSLIGGLFLMQVFGFSINLLTLLAIVLAVGLVVDDAIVMVENIERHLRMGKSPKAAAIAGARELVGPVVATTIVLVAVYAPIGLQGGLTGSLFREFAFTLAGAVTISTVVALTLSPMMSSKLLKPGMADRGLAGKISRRFKRLSTYYGRLVESTLKSRPAVYAVWIILGLVAIPLYMMSAKELAPTEDQGVIFGIVDAAANATLDQTSRNAAHANDVFMDVPETNYTFQITSPSGGFGGMVVQPWDQRERTIFEILPEVQMGLGQIPGIQMFAVTPPALPGGGQFPVEFILASTDEPEKILDVARQLQIKAIQSGMFAFPPIIDVKIDQPETEIQIDRDKVADLGLNLQQVGRDLSSLVGGNYVNRFSIDGRSYKIIPQIKRTDRLTAEQLRNVYVSGPDNRLVPLSTIATLENRTVARAINRFQQFNAVTLSGVAVRPLDDALRFLEDEAAKILPPGYVIDYTGESRQLRTEGNKFLPAFSLALIMIFLTLAAQYNSFRDPFVIMAGSVPLALFGALIFTFLRMPNPNVAFWTDSISTTLNIYSQVGLVTLVGVVSKNGILIVEFANKLQRQGRSKHAAIREAAQTRLRPVLMTSFATIVGYFPLILASGAGAASRNSIGLVLVGGMAVGTAFTLLVIPSIYMLIARERKQTAVAATDPDDVTTACLLPQPSDFKVPVGCRLTAEDDCQWTINCNTPQVVELKKKTA; encoded by the coding sequence ATGAGAGTTACAGACATATTCATACGCCGCCCGGTATTGGCCATCGTAATCAGCCTGATCATTATCATTGCGGGCGGTCAGGCTTTTTTGAATCTCAATGTCCGCCAATACCCGCGTAGTGAGAACGCGGCCGTAACAGTGACGACGGCCTATACCGGTGCCAATGCAGAGTTAGTGCGGGGATTTATCACCACACCGCTTGAGCGTGCCATTGCGGCGGCTGATGGCATCGACTATATCCAATCCAGCAGCGCGCAGGGGGTTTCGACTATTACAGCGCGTTTAGATCTTAACGCAGACGCCATCAAGGCGCTGTCTGAAATTAGTTCTAAAGTTGATCAGGTGCGCGGCAACCTTCCGCCAGAGGCCGAGGTGCCTGTTATTAATGTCGAGTCGGCTGATAGCCGATTTGCATCCGCCTACTTGAGTTTCACTTCTGACATTTTACAGCAAAATCAGATAACCGATTATCTCGTTCGTGTGGTGCAACCGCGACTGTCAGCCATTGCCGGTGTCCAGCGGGCCGATATATTGGGTGGCCGTACCTTTGCCATGCGAATTTGGCTCAAACCCGAGCGGATGGCGGCCTACAATGTTAGCCCGGTGCAGGTGCGTCAGGCCCTTGCCGCCAACAATTTTCTGGCAGCTATCGGGCAAACCAAGGGATCACTTGTTCAGGTTAATTTGACAGCCGATACAGATCTTCAGTCCGTGCAAGAATTTGAGCGTTTGGTCATTCGCGAAGAAAATGGCGCCATCATTCGTCTCCAAGACGTGGCCGATGTGGTGCTGGGTGCTGAAGACTATGATACAGAGGTCCGCTTTTCAGGTCAGACAGCTGTTTTCATGGGCATCTGGCCCCTGCCCAATGCCAATAGTCTGAATGTGATCCGAGCAATTCGAAATGAAATGGATTCCATTACCGCTGAGCTGCCCGGTGGATTAACCGGGCGGGTGGCTTACGATGCAACCGCCTACATCGAGAGTGCCATTTCAGAGGTCACCCACACCCTGGTGATAACCCTTTTAATTGTGGTGGCAGTCATTTTTTTGTTTATGGGCTCCCTGCGCTCGGCGCTGGTGCCCCTCGTGGCTATCCCCTTGTCACTCATCGGTGGGCTGTTTCTCATGCAGGTGTTCGGCTTTTCCATTAATCTGTTGACGCTGCTGGCCATTGTCCTGGCGGTGGGGTTGGTTGTGGATGATGCCATCGTGATGGTTGAGAATATCGAGCGGCATCTTCGCATGGGCAAATCACCCAAAGCTGCCGCCATTGCCGGGGCTCGCGAACTGGTCGGTCCGGTTGTGGCTACCACCATCGTTCTGGTGGCGGTCTATGCACCCATTGGATTGCAAGGGGGCTTGACGGGCTCACTTTTCCGGGAGTTTGCCTTTACGCTGGCCGGTGCAGTGACCATTTCAACGGTGGTTGCACTGACCTTATCGCCCATGATGTCGTCAAAGCTGCTCAAGCCCGGCATGGCTGATCGCGGACTGGCAGGGAAAATCTCCCGGAGATTCAAACGACTCAGTACCTATTATGGACGCCTTGTGGAGAGTACGTTGAAGTCCCGTCCGGCTGTATATGCCGTCTGGATCATTCTCGGTCTGGTTGCCATTCCGCTTTATATGATGTCTGCAAAGGAGCTGGCCCCTACTGAAGATCAGGGCGTTATTTTCGGAATTGTGGATGCCGCCGCCAACGCCACCCTCGACCAGACCAGCCGGAATGCGGCGCATGCCAATGATGTATTTATGGACGTGCCCGAAACAAACTACACCTTTCAGATCACGTCACCATCCGGCGGATTCGGCGGGATGGTCGTACAGCCATGGGATCAACGGGAACGGACCATTTTCGAGATATTGCCTGAGGTTCAGATGGGTCTTGGGCAAATACCGGGGATTCAGATGTTTGCCGTAACCCCCCCGGCACTCCCGGGTGGGGGGCAGTTCCCCGTGGAATTTATCCTGGCTTCTACAGACGAACCAGAGAAAATATTGGATGTGGCCCGTCAGTTGCAGATCAAGGCCATCCAGAGCGGGATGTTTGCCTTTCCGCCAATCATCGATGTCAAGATTGATCAGCCCGAAACGGAAATTCAAATTGACCGGGACAAGGTTGCGGATTTGGGTCTCAACCTTCAGCAGGTGGGGAGGGATCTGTCTTCACTGGTGGGGGGCAACTATGTCAATCGGTTTAGCATTGATGGGCGCAGCTATAAGATTATCCCGCAGATAAAGCGAACGGATCGATTGACCGCGGAACAGTTGAGAAACGTTTATGTCAGTGGCCCGGATAATCGGTTGGTGCCCTTGAGCACCATTGCAACCCTTGAGAATCGTACCGTGGCACGTGCCATCAACCGTTTTCAGCAATTCAATGCGGTGACCCTCAGTGGCGTAGCGGTGCGGCCTTTGGATGACGCCCTGCGCTTTCTCGAAGACGAGGCCGCCAAGATTCTCCCGCCCGGCTACGTAATTGACTATACGGGTGAATCCCGGCAGCTGCGCACCGAGGGCAACAAGTTCTTGCCCGCCTTTAGCCTGGCTCTTATCATGATTTTTCTTACCCTTGCAGCGCAGTACAACAGCTTTCGCGATCCCTTTGTCATTATGGCGGGCTCCGTTCCCCTGGCGTTGTTTGGTGCTCTCATTTTTACCTTTCTGCGGATGCCCAATCCCAATGTCGCCTTCTGGACGGATAGCATATCGACGACCCTCAATATATACTCACAAGTGGGTCTGGTAACGCTGGTGGGTGTTGTGTCCAAAAACGGTATTTTAATTGTAGAATTCGCCAATAAGCTTCAACGACAAGGCCGAAGCAAGCATGCTGCCATCCGCGAAGCGGCCCAGACCCGCTTGCGACCCGTTTTAATGACCAGTTTTGCCACTATTGTCGGCTATTTTCCCCTGATCTTAGCCAGCGGCGCCGGGGCTGCATCACGCAACTCCATTGGCCTGGTTTTGGTGGGAGGGATGGCTGTTGGTACGGCATTTACGTTGTTGGTAATTCCATCAATTTACATGCTCATTGCCCGTGAACGCAAGCAAACGGCAGTCGCGGCGACTGATCCTGACGATGTGACCACGGCGTGCTTATTACCGCAGCCCAGTGATTTTAAAGTGCCAGTTGGTTGCCGTTTGACCGCCGAAGACGATTGCCAGTGGACCATCAACTGTAATACCCCCCAAGTGGTTGAGTTGAAAAAAAAGACAGCTTGA
- a CDS encoding metal-dependent hydrolase, translating into MDSLTQLTLGAACGEAVLGKKVGRRALFWGAVLGTLPDLDVFIPLGGPVNDFVYHRSFSHSLLLLALLSPIIAWLITKVHSDTKQYYREWFLLSFLVLEASVLLDLMTIYGTQIFWPFDTTPMAIPVLFIIDPLFTLPLLSGILAVLVLKKHQSLGHQLNKAGLLLSLAYLAWALCAGEIIEGRVREKLARQEVSYSQLVSSPAPFTTLLWRVVGIEKDRYFETYISLFDGNTPLFVDFYPRNLALMTGIEEHPPVAKLKWFTRGYYNFSTLDEYVIMTDLRMGSEPDYVFRFKVAKLEDLHPHPIDDEKLRTKMDWRGLAWVWKRIWNAMPII; encoded by the coding sequence ATGGACTCTTTGACACAGTTAACATTGGGAGCCGCTTGCGGAGAGGCAGTACTTGGAAAAAAAGTCGGCAGGAGGGCCCTGTTTTGGGGGGCCGTCTTAGGGACACTGCCCGATCTGGATGTCTTTATCCCCCTGGGTGGGCCTGTAAATGATTTTGTCTATCACCGAAGCTTTAGCCATTCTTTGCTTCTCCTGGCTCTTTTATCGCCGATAATCGCTTGGCTGATTACAAAAGTCCATTCTGACACGAAGCAATATTATCGTGAATGGTTTCTGCTTTCCTTCCTTGTACTGGAAGCCAGTGTGCTTCTGGACCTGATGACGATATACGGGACACAAATCTTTTGGCCTTTCGACACCACGCCCATGGCAATTCCGGTTCTGTTTATTATTGATCCCCTTTTTACCCTACCGCTTTTATCGGGCATCCTTGCGGTGCTGGTGCTGAAAAAACATCAATCGTTGGGCCATCAACTCAACAAGGCTGGCCTGCTTCTCAGCCTGGCCTATCTTGCTTGGGCGCTTTGCGCCGGAGAAATTATCGAAGGCAGGGTGAGGGAGAAGCTTGCTCGCCAGGAGGTTTCCTATTCCCAGCTCGTATCCTCCCCGGCGCCCTTTACCACCTTGCTTTGGCGGGTGGTGGGCATCGAAAAAGACCGGTATTTCGAAACCTACATTTCACTATTCGATGGGAATACGCCGTTGTTCGTGGATTTCTACCCCAGGAATTTGGCATTGATGACCGGCATCGAAGAACATCCTCCGGTTGCAAAGCTAAAATGGTTCACCAGGGGATATTATAACTTTTCTACTCTGGATGAGTACGTCATCATGACCGATTTGCGCATGGGGTCGGAACCCGACTATGTTTTTCGCTTCAAGGTCGCTAAATTGGAAGATTTGCACCCTCACCCAATTGACGATGAAAAGTTAAGAACCAAAATGGATTGGCGGGGCCTGGCTTGGGTTTGGAAAAGAATCTGGAACGCCATGCCTATCATTTGA
- a CDS encoding efflux RND transporter periplasmic adaptor subunit, which translates to MKMFTRITFAILGLLAVVGALSAVKGLQIKQMIAQGESFVPPPQVVSAATVERMTWEDTIQAVGTLTAVKGLEVKAELSGKIVKIGFKSGALVSAGQLLVQQDVSIEKAQLKVAASERDLAQKELARIQTLYKKKVVSISQMDELRSRLEQAAAQVELIQASIAKKSVKAPFSGRLGFRQVNLGEVIMPGQSIVALQSLDSVYVTFQLPQQYLDKLKKNLVVRVKSDALGDQTLEGKISALNADVDSETRNIEVQAILPNRDGRLRPGMYVTVAVLLPVQKRVLTVPATAINFAPYGDSVFLVEVSDETADSGQLVLRQQFVQLGDRQGDYVAVQDGVSLGQQVVSTGVFKLRNGQKVVIDNSKAPTFETSPRPEDA; encoded by the coding sequence ATGAAAATGTTCACACGAATTACATTCGCAATTCTCGGTCTCTTAGCTGTCGTGGGGGCTTTAAGCGCAGTAAAGGGCCTTCAAATCAAACAGATGATTGCCCAGGGCGAATCCTTTGTGCCGCCGCCGCAAGTCGTTAGCGCCGCAACGGTTGAGCGGATGACCTGGGAAGATACCATTCAGGCCGTCGGGACCCTGACAGCGGTCAAGGGTCTTGAGGTAAAAGCCGAGCTCTCTGGAAAGATTGTGAAGATAGGCTTTAAATCCGGGGCGCTCGTCAGTGCGGGACAACTGTTGGTCCAGCAGGACGTCTCCATCGAAAAGGCGCAATTAAAGGTAGCCGCCAGCGAAAGAGACCTGGCCCAGAAAGAATTAGCGCGTATACAAACCCTGTACAAGAAAAAGGTTGTCTCCATCTCTCAAATGGACGAGCTTCGATCGCGACTTGAACAGGCCGCGGCCCAGGTCGAGCTCATACAGGCCAGTATCGCCAAGAAATCCGTCAAAGCGCCCTTTAGCGGTCGTCTTGGCTTTCGGCAAGTCAATCTGGGAGAGGTGATCATGCCTGGACAGTCCATTGTGGCGCTGCAGTCTCTAGATTCCGTTTATGTCACTTTTCAGCTGCCGCAGCAATATTTGGACAAGCTGAAAAAAAACCTGGTTGTCAGAGTCAAATCCGATGCACTTGGGGATCAGACCCTTGAGGGAAAAATTTCTGCACTCAACGCGGATGTTGATAGCGAGACCCGAAACATTGAAGTACAGGCGATACTGCCCAATAGGGATGGGCGATTACGCCCCGGTATGTATGTGACTGTGGCGGTTCTATTGCCCGTACAAAAGCGGGTGCTGACCGTTCCTGCCACGGCGATCAATTTTGCGCCGTATGGTGATTCGGTTTTTCTGGTTGAGGTATCCGATGAAACTGCAGATTCCGGTCAGTTGGTTTTACGTCAGCAATTTGTGCAACTAGGTGATAGACAGGGCGACTACGTGGCGGTCCAAGATGGTGTAAGCCTCGGACAACAGGTGGTCAGTACAGGGGTGTTCAAACTGCGCAATGGCCAGAAGGTTGTTATTGACAACAGCAAAGCACCAACCTTTGAAACATCACCAAGGCCTGAAGACGCATGA
- the uvsE gene encoding UV DNA damage repair endonuclease UvsE, which yields MLRLGLCCVFKEHPVKFRKSTAKFLSRLSEEERKVRLARLCSTNAESLMRALVYCYENNIGSFRINSQILPLKTHPEMGYEIDELPGAQKIIDSFKACGTFSLKHDIRTTFHPDQFIVLSSNRSEVICRSISDLEYQAQVAEWVNADVINIHAGGTYGDKRSALSRLVETIETLSDPVRKRLTLENDDRNYSPSDLLPVCHDVGIPMVYDVHHHRCFPDELSVEKATEQSLRTWNREPLFHISSPKDGWDSSNPRKHHDFIDINDLPKEWLSINVTVEVEAKAKEIAITKLINDLYLIPEYDGHL from the coding sequence ATGCTCAGATTAGGACTTTGCTGTGTGTTTAAAGAACATCCTGTCAAATTTCGGAAATCCACTGCAAAATTTCTGTCCCGGCTTTCCGAAGAAGAACGAAAAGTTCGTCTTGCTCGTTTGTGCAGCACCAATGCCGAAAGTCTGATGAGAGCCCTTGTTTACTGTTATGAAAACAATATTGGTTCTTTTCGTATTAACAGTCAGATTTTGCCGTTAAAAACACATCCGGAGATGGGATATGAAATTGACGAACTTCCAGGGGCACAAAAGATCATTGATTCTTTCAAAGCCTGCGGCACATTCAGCCTGAAACATGATATCAGAACAACCTTCCATCCGGATCAATTCATTGTCCTGTCATCAAACCGCTCAGAAGTAATTTGCCGATCTATTTCAGATCTTGAATACCAGGCCCAGGTAGCGGAATGGGTAAATGCCGATGTTATCAATATTCATGCCGGAGGGACTTATGGAGACAAACGGTCAGCCCTGTCCAGGCTTGTGGAAACCATCGAAACGCTATCGGATCCTGTCAGAAAAAGATTGACCCTTGAAAATGATGACAGAAACTATTCTCCCTCTGACCTTTTACCAGTCTGCCATGATGTGGGAATCCCCATGGTTTACGACGTGCACCACCACAGGTGTTTTCCCGACGAATTGTCCGTTGAAAAAGCCACAGAGCAAAGCCTGAGAACATGGAACCGGGAGCCGCTGTTTCATATATCATCGCCAAAAGATGGTTGGGACTCATCGAATCCCAGAAAGCACCATGATTTTATTGACATCAACGACCTGCCCAAGGAGTGGCTATCTATCAATGTCACTGTTGAAGTGGAGGCAAAGGCCAAAGAAATTGCCATAACTAAATTAATAAATGATTTATACCTTATACCTGAGTATGATGGTCACCTTTAA
- a CDS encoding NAD(P)/FAD-dependent oxidoreductase, translating to MLKLGEKGAILQRDKQTYAIAPHIPCGVVTPELLRRIADVSEKYNAQAIKITGATRIAIIGIQEDDVDQVWQEIQLDKGAAVGLCVRSIRSCPGNTYCKLGKQDALGIGMELDKRYHAKSLPGKFKMAVSGCHLSCSESWVRDIGLIGLKDGWQMVIGGNVGADPRIAQEVASNLDKDGILKAVEKIVHCYQESAKKGERLGKTIERIGLEPFRAALQ from the coding sequence ATGCTGAAACTGGGTGAAAAAGGCGCCATCTTACAACGTGACAAACAAACATATGCTATCGCGCCCCATATTCCCTGCGGGGTGGTGACACCTGAACTGCTGCGCCGGATTGCCGATGTTAGCGAAAAGTATAATGCCCAGGCCATCAAGATTACCGGGGCTACACGTATCGCAATCATCGGCATCCAAGAGGATGACGTGGATCAGGTGTGGCAGGAGATTCAGTTAGACAAAGGTGCGGCCGTAGGACTGTGCGTACGAAGTATTCGTTCGTGCCCTGGGAACACTTACTGCAAACTGGGCAAACAAGATGCGCTGGGTATCGGCATGGAACTCGACAAGCGCTATCATGCCAAAAGTCTGCCCGGCAAATTCAAAATGGCGGTATCCGGATGCCATCTGAGTTGCTCCGAATCCTGGGTGCGGGATATTGGCCTGATCGGCCTTAAAGACGGCTGGCAGATGGTTATCGGCGGAAACGTGGGCGCGGACCCGCGGATTGCCCAAGAGGTTGCTTCCAATCTCGATAAAGACGGCATCCTGAAGGCAGTAGAAAAAATCGTTCACTGTTATCAGGAGTCTGCTAAAAAAGGTGAGCGTCTGGGGAAAACAATCGAACGCATCGGCCTAGAACCGTTCAGGGCCGCTTTACAATAA
- a CDS encoding MoaD/ThiS family protein has protein sequence MKVNLKCFATLSKDSQCDYRESTAYDLSEGATVNDLAERAEILPKDIKIAFVNSRVVALETVLSDGDNVGLAPAVGGM, from the coding sequence ATGAAAGTAAATTTAAAATGTTTCGCAACATTGAGCAAGGACAGCCAGTGTGACTACAGGGAGAGTACGGCCTATGACTTGAGCGAGGGCGCGACCGTTAACGATCTCGCGGAACGTGCCGAAATCTTACCCAAAGACATTAAAATTGCATTTGTCAACAGTCGGGTCGTAGCTCTTGAAACGGTATTGTCAGACGGTGACAATGTTGGACTCGCACCTGCCGTGGGAGGCATGTAG